DNA from Hippoglossus hippoglossus isolate fHipHip1 chromosome 1, fHipHip1.pri, whole genome shotgun sequence:
TATGAACTTTAAATAAGGTTGGCGAGTGTAATGCATTTAAGCCTGCATCATATTTTAAACAAAGCTCATCGTGCACTCAGTGTGTAAAATCTTAATATATAAATGAACCATAATGGTCTAATCATGGAAGTGGAGTGAACAGCAGAATATTTATCTGAAATGTAGTGCAGACTAAGTGTAAAGCAGTAAAAGATCGATGTACAGTTAAGCACAGCAAAGGAATAAATGCACTTTCCACTACTGCTCCCCTGGGATTTGTTAAGGTTTGATAGATCTGTGAGATGTGGTGTAATTAATGGTTTCACATGcctaaataaaaatatcaagtgTCCCTAACCTTCTGTTTATCAAATGCATTTCAAGACTCTTCTCTGGCTCTCCCCTCAGATTGTGCTAGGATGGTGCAGGGAGATTTAACAAGCGACGGCCCCTCTTGCACCTTCGACGGCGTCCACCCAGACGGAGACGTGCACTGGTTTCAAGGCTCCCACAATCTCTCAGCCGGCTCCATAAAGCAGAACACGACTAAAAGTGTAGAGAAAGGGGGCTGGCTGACCATCCACAGTGACCTGGAGAGGAAAGGTTCAGACGGGCCCTACAACTGCTCCTTGATGAGCAGCAAATCTGGGAGATACGTGGCCAGTGCTTTAATACAGAGTACCCAAGTCTGGAGGATGGATACCACAAGATCACATTCACAATCACCCCCCAATGGAGTGGGATCACTGGGACCCATGCGGATACTTCTGTGTATTTCAGTCTTACTCGCTGTAGCTCTGAAATAACGGAAGTAAATCCATATCATGGACGGTGATAAAATATCAGGGTGATGTGGTGATTGACatttgttaaagcaacactatgtaacatTTACCGAgaaacagcgccacctgcagccacatgtggtgataAATTCGGTTGGGTTCCATTTCCCAGCAGTTAAGTGCTTTTCATGTTGACTGGAACTGTGACTGTGTCGTCCCACTCACAACATAACGGCCGATATTCCACATGGTTCCTGATCCAGAAGAGCTGCcactgtaacaaatacatcgAACTCTGTTTGCAattcttgatttttaaaagttaGCACTGttacctcacagcaagaaggtttcaGGTTCGAATCCCAGTTTTCTGTGGGTACTCTGGcctcctctcacagtccaaagacacacAGATCGGAGTTAGttagagactctaaattgtctgattggttgtttgtctctgtatgttggccctgtgataggCTGGCGACCTGTTCAGGGCAGACCCCGCCTCTCAACCAATGTCAtctgggattggctgcagctccctCAATaagataagcggtatagataatggatttATGGATATCTTAAAAGTTTCCTCACAAACTATAAACAGAGATAAAcgctgtgttttcattaatttcaaGTCTTTTAAACTTATCTACAGTCCTGCATTACTTCTGACCTTGCTGGTCCTGATTCGGACTATTTAGATTGCGACCATCAGTCAGTTACTTCTCACAGGAAATCAAGTAACACAAGTTACACAGAGCAAGAATTGACATTCAGGGTGAGGAGCGGGAACAAGGTTTGAACCATTCTCTCTATGTCAGTGAACCATCAGACTAATTCTGAAGCTTCTGTTTTTAGGTTAAAAGTTGcatggtgttgctttaaagaCAACAAGTAACAATGAGGTACTCTTTCTTTCAATACCCTCGGCGAAGCAGTAAAGTGAGTCATCTCACAGGGCCCAGGGGTGAATTCTTCTTCTTGTTAGCTCTTGGCTGAAGTGACTGTGGAAACAAGTGTAGAGAGGTGATAACAAGGGAGCCGATAATCATTACACTGTATAAAATACCtttgttgttttacacacacacacacacacacacacacacacacacacacacacattcaatgaTCTGCAAACAGGAGGAGTTATTTTTGGCTACTCTTTCAGTTTAGTCCAGCACTATTAATCATCTTGCCACAGGTTTTACACGAGGTATACTTATTTCTGAAAGGGTGACATGAACACGTCAGACGACAGGCGTGTCCACAGACTTCTGTGTGTGACGATGAAAATTAAATCTGGCAAACAGAACGCAGACGACAAAAGTTGGGCTCTGCTGTAAATTcccttaaaaaaacacaacacaattgTGTGTGAAATATCAAACAGCTGAACTCtgaggtttgtgtgtggatgctgCCCCCTGGTGAACATAGTTGTGATCAGTgatctgtggctgctgctgtacGACTAAAGGGAATGAAGTGAAGAAATGACActaaaaatacaacaatcagcagttttcatttcagaaCTTTTTTCCCCTGTAGAAAGTAGTTCTGATAAAACCGGTTCACAGTGTGATGGAGGTATAGTTAGAGTTTTTTTATGTGATGTGAAATCTGACCAGTGGGCTGGTTACAGCAGAAATTGGTAAGAAGACAGACACATGTCAtgtctcctgtgtcctctgtctctcactgccTTGCGGTGGTGTAGCTTGAAGCTGTAGAGGACAAACTCAGAGGCTAAAACTGGGCCTGTTTAACGGCTCAGTGCTCCCTCTTCAGACGGGACGTTTGAGAGCCTTTTCAAGTCAGAGCAACTCTCTGCTAATGGGGCCACTAAATGGCTCCTACACAGAGGCAGGTAGAGCTTTTAGCAAGACGTGGCTGCGACCGAGAGCCCGCTGGGTGAATTAACAAGAGGTCACCTTGACTATTGCAGTGCACACAGATGCATCCAGGCATgggcctgacacacacacacacacacacacacacacacacacacacacacacacacacacacacacacacacacacggacacaaacaCCTCTATTATGTAATAATTGTTTCTCTTATGAGATTTTAATATAATCAAAGCAATTTTGATAAATGGTCACACAAAACAATGCTTCACACGTTGAGTGATTGACAGCATTATTTTAAATggctgtatatattttttttaaattacctcATCAATGTAGCCTCAAAAGAATCTCTTTGCTTTATAGGCAGCTGTTTGTTTATCTCCTACGTTGTTGACATGTTAAGATAGTTTGatcttttatttgattaaagCGTAATAGTTTTTGTGGCTTTACTGAATATTACTAATCTTTGTAAGGTtcaactgttttttatttgagattttattttatctgaaactgatgtttacaaaaaaaaaatcctatgaCATAATAACTGCTGGAAGTTTTAAGACTTTAAAGAGGAATAAATAACATGTGTCAATAAAAAGATTTTTAGGTATATTGTGGTTTTCTCTCTTAAATCATGTTATTATGTGCTGAGGCTTCCACTGTGTATTGGACCACGCTTTATGTCATTTTAGATAACAGCTTctgacaaatgaataaatgtaaataacagTGTATTTAGTGAGTACTAAAACTTCCACGtttaaaatttcaaaataaaagacaaaattgGAGTAATGATTGTGCAGTATTCCCATATTTCTATAATGTCTgagtcaaaaaaacaaagagcttgATCAACAACATTATCGAAAGATTCATCTTAGAAGGAAAAGTTAAATGTGCAATCACAGACAAAATCTGAATCTGGGATGGGTTCAAGCTTTTTAGattggacagaaacagaaattgattgatttatccAAATCCAAAATGATTTATCCATATACCTTTGCTTGAAGATTGATGCAACATGTAATGTAAGAGATTTTAAGTTGCactaaaaagtttaaaaaaaaattgaactgTACCTATGTTGAGCTTGATTTCAAAGAAACAATCTCACCAACTGTTGAGTTCAGTCTGGTAGCCATTATTTAGCTTTTGAGATTTTATTTCCACAATTTAAAGATAATTGAAGCTGTTTTTCTGATTACTCTAAGGACTTGATCCATGTCAGATTCCCATTTAAGACACAATGGACAGCAAGTTCTTGAAGTTCTCAAAAGCAATTTGGAATTTTCAGATCTGCAACTCCATGACAACCGCTCAAACCCTGTCTGCTGATAAGATCACAAATGATCAAAAGCTACATGAAGGGATGAGACTGGTCAGCTTCATCAGTGTGCCGCTACAGACCTGTAACATCCACCTCAAACCACAAGAGGGACCAAGTTCCACACTTAACTCTCTCTCAGAAAAA
Protein-coding regions in this window:
- the LOC117768025 gene encoding uncharacterized protein LOC117768025; the encoded protein is MEFTALHVLWLLPIFTLTTQELVGLSVSPQITTDCGKQVTLQCRVSPSPTGLSIKHMEWSHSKTSFCSVNSEGNISYNSNTVRDFHCEFEEEQLSLIFHKVQPQQESGNSQRYRCKLHSNKGALHKYTTVELEDCARMVQGDLTSDGPSCTFDGVHPDGDVHWFQGSHNLSAGSIKQNTTKSVEKGGWLTIHSDLERKGSDGPYNCSLMSSKSGRYVASALIQSTQVWRMDTTRSHSQSPPNGVGSLGPMRILLCISVLLAVALK